Proteins from a genomic interval of Garra rufa chromosome 4, GarRuf1.0, whole genome shotgun sequence:
- the trmu gene encoding mitochondrial tRNA-specific 2-thiouridylase 1: MSVLRHVVCAMSGGVDSSVSALLLKRMGYHVTGVFMKNWDSQDERGVCPSERDCEDAYKVCKMLDMPFHQVSYVKEYWHEVFSNLLSEYEKGRTPNPDIMCNKHIKFKHFYQYAVNTLGADAMATGHYARTSQEDEEVFQQKHVPPPRTLFRDRFEIRKSVRLYQGADRLKDQTFFLSQISQDALRHTIFPLAGLTKDFVKKIAAEAGFQHVLKKKESMGICFIGERDFENFILEYIEPKPGNFVSIEDGKVMGQHKGWFTLTLGQRARIGGQADPWFVVDKDITTGDVFVGPTSNHPALFRDTLQTDRFHWIAEDPPVELVRTQMMECHFRFNNRMLLTPCTVTLNLDGSVWVMLKEPIRALTPGQFAVLYKGDECLGSGKIIRLGPTKFTLQKGQSCINCPPKDTNQQHPKPVR; encoded by the exons ATGAGTGTGCTCAGACATGTTGTGTGTGCTATGTCTGGAGGGGTTGACAGCTCTGTCAGTGCACTGTTACTCAAAAGAATGG GCTATCATGTGACTGGTGTGTTCATGAAGAACTGGGACTCTCAAGATGAGAGAGGGGTCTGTCCATCAGAGAGAGACTGTGAAGACGCGTATAAAGTGTGTAAGATGCTGGATATGCCTTTCCACCAGGTCTCGTATGTTAAAGAATACTGGCATGAAGTATTTAG taATCTTCTCAGTGAATATGAGAAGGGCAGAACACCAAATCCAGACATAATGTGTAACAAACACATCAAGTTTAAGCACTTCTATCAGTATGCGGTTAATACTTTAG GTGCTGATGCAATGGCAACAGGACACTATGCTCGGACGTCCCAGGAGGATGAGGAGGTTTTTCAACAGAAGCACGTTCCACCTCCCAGAACCCTCTTCAGAGATCGGTTTGAAATTAGAAAGT CTGTGCGGCTCTATCAGGGTGCTGATCGCTTAAAGGACCAGACATTCTTTCTCAGTCAGATTTCCCAGGATGCTCTGCGACACACAATATTTCCCCTAGCTGGGCTAACCAAAGACTTTGTGAAAAAAATTGCTGCTGAGGCTGGCTTCCAGCATGTTCTAAAGAAAAAAGAG AGCATGGGGATCTGTTTCATTGGAGAGAGAGATTTTGAGAACTTTATCCTTGAG TACATCGAGCCCAAACCAGGAAATTTTGTCTCCATTGAAGATGGAAAGGTTATGGGGCAGCATAAAG GCTGGTTCACATTAACACTGGGTCAGAGGGCTAGAATAGGAGGGCAGGCAGACCCTTGGTTTGTAGTTGATAAAGATATCACAACCGGTGATGTATTTGTG GGTCCAACCTCTAACCACCCAGCACTGTTCCGAGACACATTACAGACAGACCGCTTCCACTGGATAGCCGAAGACCCGCCTGTTGAACTTGTCCGCACTCAGATGATGGAATGTCACTTCCGTTTCAATAACCGGATGCTTTTAA ctcCATGTACTGTAACCTTAAATCTAGATGGGTCAGTGTGGGTAATGCTGAAAGAGCCAATAAGAGCATTGACACCTGGACAG TTTGCTGTCCTATATAAGGGAGATGAATGTTTGGGCAGTGGGAAGATCATCCGCCTGGGACCCACAAAATTCACTCTTCAGAAAGGTCAAAGCTGCATTAACTGCCCACCTAAAGACACAAACCAACAACATCCAAAACCCGTCAGATGA
- the srr gene encoding L-threonine ammonia-lyase, which produces MEDDSADNITIQMLKKACETVRCSPLDVINTPMIPWSQTTLPLNTSCNIHIKLENMQRTGSFKIRGVANQFARRLKGSHFVTMSAGNYGKSFAYACKHYGSKGKVVMPETAPISRSILIQSLGVEVERVPTTHLMDVVNRSVQEDSMTFLHSYDDLDLIAGHASIGFEILEVVPYPDVVVVCCGGGGLLAGVAAAIKLSGCENTKIYGVEPEGACTMYKSFVEKKPVGMDAKSIASGLAPPFAGSLPYELCQKYVENIVLVTDEEIKSAVSTLYKAGLVVEPSGTAAFAAITNDKIPDINGKNVVVILSGGNIGKDELSNFPD; this is translated from the exons ATGGAAGATGATTCAGCAGACAACATAACTATACAGATGCTCAAAAAGGCTTGTGAGACTGTCAGATGCAGTCCGCTGGATGTGATCAACACACCAATGATCCCATGGAGTCAAACCACACTGCCACTCAACACCTCCTGCAATATTCACATCAAACTGGAGAACATGCAGAGAACCG GTTCATTTAAAATAAGAGGTGTTGCAAACCAGTTTGCCCGGAGACTCAAAGGCAGCCATTTTGTGACCATGTCTGCTGGGAATTATGGAAAGTCTTTTGCATATGCATGTAAGCACTATGGATCCAAAGGCAAAGTGGTGATGCCAGAAACCGCCCCCATCTCCAGATCTATTTTAATACAA AGTTTGGGAGTTGAGGTTGAAAGAGTCCCAACTACTCATCTGATGGATGTTGTTAACCGAAGTGTTCAAGAGGACAGCATGACTTTCCTACATTCCTATGATGATCTGGATCTTATCGCTGGACATGCAAG CATAGGTTTTGAGATCCTGGAGGTTGTACCCTATCCAGATGTTGTGGTTGTTTGCTGTGGTGGAGGAGGGCTACTTGCTGGTGTGGCAGCTGCCATTAAACTGTCTGGTTGTGAGAACACAAAGATCTACGGAGTGGAACCAGAAGGAG CATGTACAATGTACAAGAGCTTCGTTGAGAAGAAGCCTGTTGGTATGGATGCTAAAAGCATTGCATCAGGGCTAGCGCCACCATTTGCAG GTTCTTTGCCGTATGAACTGTGTCAGAAGTATGTTGAGAACATTGTGCTGGTGACCGATGAGGAGATCAAATCTGCAGTTTCCACACTTTATAAGGCTGGACTCGTGGTTGAACCTTCAGGTACTGCGGCGTTCGCTGCCATCACGAATGACAAAATACCAGATATCAATGGCAAGAACGTGGTGGTCATCCTCAGTGGAGGAAACATTGGCAAAGATGAGCTTAGCAACTTTCCTGACTAA
- the tprkb gene encoding EKC/KEOPS complex subunit TPRKB: protein MHLTQDLELFPEYTVTQLLFKDLKNATELRKMAVNGEIKGALINPSMVVDAFQILVAANKAVHLHKNGKMKTRSLYSEIIFNLSPTNNISEAFKRFGISDNDSAVHIVLVHNKDEPLNIDEIISKVDGQQIAVDRVSELTDVAKIKKLYKVAPQEEKCGSLLDAVVCRMATKDVV from the exons ATGCATCTTACGCAAGACTTAGAACTGTTTCCTGAATACACAGTGACTCAACTGCTCTTCAAAGATCTAAAAAATGCGACGGAGTTGAGaaaaatggcagtgaatggagAAATAAAAGGCGCCTTGATCAATCCTTCAATG GTTGTGGATGCATTCCAGATCCTGGTGGCAGCAAATAAAGCTGTTCACCTTCATAAAAATGGAAAAATGAAAACCCGGAGCCTTTACTCGGAAATCATTTTCAATCTTTCGCCCACAAACAAC ATATCGGAAGCATTCAAACGGTTTGGGATCTCAGACAATGACAGTGCAGTTCACATCGTGTTAGTACACAATAAAGATGAGCCCCTCAACATCGATGAAATCATCTCAAAAGTGGACGGACAACAGATTGCGGTTGACCGAGTGTCTGAATTGACTGATGTCGCCAAGATTAAAAAG CTCTACAAAGTCGCACCACAGGAGGAAAAGTGTGGCAGCCTTTTGGATGCTGTTGTTTGCAGGATGGCCACTAAAGATGTCGTATAA
- the alg10 gene encoding dol-P-Glc:Glc(2)Man(9)GlcNAc(2)-PP-Dol alpha-1,2-glucosyltransferase, which produces MERFELYIFTALCSVNFLISCLLFSKITREQRDPYMDEIFHVPQAQKYCEGKFNEWDPMITTLPGLYLASVGLIKPVVWLADLKGSVVCSTAMLRFINLLFNSGNLYIIYLIICRLHMKDKSRSATRRMLSALSLSTFPVLYFFTFLYYTDAGSTFFTLFMYLMALYGCHKAAALLGICAILFRQTNIIWVAFCAGTVVAQKMDESWRTESKKRDEKSPSQVPLTINGAMRVMRFLLDFLKTPNNIKAVALSTWPYIGVAVVFAAFIVLNDGIVVGDRSSHEACLNFPQIFYFLSFTLIFSLPTSLSYQRVVRFLQSLRKQSLIYAVLMAFSLFLVWKFTFVHKYLLADNRHFPFYVWKRIFQRHDLVRFLLVPGYVFAAWNFVDTLKSKSLFWLLVFFTCLVAATVPQKLLEFRYFILPYLLYRVHVPVPSLPRLLLEFGLYTTVNAATVYIFIYKTFQWPDNTATQRFMW; this is translated from the exons ATGGAGAGATTTGAGCTTTATATCTTCACAGCGCTGTGCAGCGTTAACTTTCTCATATCCTGCCTCCTGTTCTCCAAAATCACACGGGAACAGAGAGATCCGTACATGGATGAGATATTCCATGTTCCACAAGCCCAGAAGTACTGTGAGGGGAAGTTTAATGAG TGGGATCCAATGATCACCACTCTTCCTGGGTTGTATCTGGCATCAGTGGGTCTGATCAAGCCTGTGGTGTGGCTGGCGGATCTGAAGGGCAGTGTGGTCTGCTCTACTGCCATGCTGAGATTCATCAATCTGCTCTTTAACAGTGGGAATCTCTACATAATCTATCTGATCATCTGCAGACTTCACATGAAAGATAAG TCCCGCTCTGCCACTCGTAGAATGCTCTCTGCCCTGTCTCTGTCCACGTTCCCAGTGCTGTACTTCTTCACGTTCCTGTATTACACTGATGCTGGCTCCACATTCTTCACCCTCTTCATGTACCTCATGGCGCTGTACGGATGTCACAAAGCTGCGGCGCTTCTCGGCATCTGTGCCATCCTCTTCCGCCAGACCAACATCATCTGGGTGGCATTCTGTGCTGGCACCGTGGTGGCTCAAAAAATGGACGAGAGCTGGCGGACTGAATCGAAGAAGCGAGACGAAAAGTCACCCTCTCAGGTCCCTCTAACCATCAACGGCGCAATGAGAGTGATGCGTTTCCTCTTGGACTTCCTCAAAACGCCCAACAATATAAAAGCAGTGGCCTTGTCAACATGGCCATATATTGGCGTAGCTGTCGTTTTTGCGGCTTTCATTGTGTTGAATGACGGAATTGTGGTTGGAGATCGTAGTAGTCACGAGGCATGTCTGAACTTTCCTCAGATTTTCTATTTCCTGTCGTTTACGCTTATATTTTCTCTTCCAACCTCACTGAGTTACCAAAGGGTAGTGAGGTTTCTACAGTCTTTAAGAAAGCAGTCTTTAATTTACGCCGTACTGATGGCGTTCTCCCTGTTTTTAGTCTGGAAATTCACATTTGTTCACAAATACCTGCTTGCAGACAACAGACACTTTCCGTTTTACGTGTGGAAAAGGATTTTCCAGAGACATGACCTTGTACGTTTTCTGTTAGTCCCTGGATATGTGTTTGCAGCGTGGAACTTTGTAGATACTTTGAAGTCTAAGTCGTTGTTTTGGCTTCTGGTTTTCTTCACTTGTCTGGTGGCAGCCACTGTTCCGCAGAAACTTCTGGAGTTCCGATATTTTATCCTTCCGTATCTGTTATACCGTGTTCACGTCCCTGTACCGTCGTTACCCAGACTGCTTCTTGAGTTTGGCCTCTACACCACAGTTAACGCAGCTACAGTTTACATATTTATCTATAAAACATTTCAGTGGCCGGACAATACGGCTACACAGAGATTCATGTGGTGA